The proteins below come from a single Dryobates pubescens isolate bDryPub1 chromosome 16, bDryPub1.pri, whole genome shotgun sequence genomic window:
- the MRNIP gene encoding MRN complex-interacting protein has protein sequence MAAAAGGGSAPRFWVLRCCSCRRFQVQQAKRSGKWSCCVCGQRQAVQKIYGQGSGQDCRRHVQKLNLLQGEAEEAVAWTSWGVEDSVGDSKNVAAQCEDSSVQQEGRAEVSRWSKYLDKENEDEEEEATTEKQQFCSQRKNTVEGQRKHQKGFLLSDVQEHTEESGVFQLACQAKKRRKCLVAVPDRDDGDTAGTIVSPETVCESVVPEETTQTPTASTKPSKWDKFLSCSDSSSKHAARATLSPQEGSGRLGVHSITAPDAGMASRCSELTGRTLPPGTGLQFRKCVVSTQQIDSKLPGPMEPSTGCSVKEDTLFQEPQSHLLRAGPGVETTAGRCSLNSTRRANTFVNSNIRSKLSNVSCKQFFCTGEEFDDDL, from the exons atggcggcggcggcgggcggcggttCGGCGCCGCGGTTCTGGGTGCtgcgctgctgctcctgccgcCGCTTCCAAGTGCAGCAG GCCAAGCGGAGCGGGAAGTGGAGCTGCTGCGTCTGCGGCCAGCGGCAGGCAGTGCAGAAG ATTTATGGCCAGGGGTCTGGCCAGGACTGCAGGCGCCATGTCCAAAAATTAAActtgctgcagggtgaggcagaggaagcagtCGCCTGGACATCTTG GGGTGTAGAAGACTCTGTAGGTGACAGCAAAAATGTAGCAGCCCAATGTGAAGACAGCTCGGTACAGCAG GAGGGTAGGGCAGAAGTCAGTCGCTGGAGTAAATACCTGGACAAGGAGAacgaagatgaggaggaagaggcaaccacagaaaagcagcagttctGTTCCCAGAGGAAGAACACTGTGGAAGGACAAAG GAAACACCAGAAGGGCTTCCTCCTCAGTGATGTTCAGGAGCATACAGAAGAAAGTGGAGTTTTCCAGCTTGCCTGCCAAGCCAAAAAG CGCAGGAAATGTTTGGTAGCAGTGCCTGATCGGGATGATGGAGATACAGCAGGAACCATAGTGTCTCCAGAAACTGTCTGTGAGTCTGTAGTGCCTGAGGAGACTACACAAACCCCAACTGCTTCTACCAAGCCCTCCAAGTGGGACAAATTCCTGTCCTGTTCTGACAGCTCTAGCAAACATGCTGCCAGGGCTaccctgtcaccacaggagGGCAGTGGAAGGTTGGGGGTACACAGCATCACTGCACCAGATGCTGGTATGGCCAGTAGGTGCTCAGAACTAACTGGAAGAACTCTACCTCCGGGTACAGGTTTGCAGTTTAGGAAGTGTGTTGTTAGCACCCAGCAGATTGACTCAAAACTGCCTGGCCCCATGGAGCCCAGCACCGGTTGCTCAGTTAAGGAGGATACATTGTTCCAAGAACCTCAAAGCCACCTGCTAAGGGCAGGACCTGGTGTAGAGACCACTGCAGGAAGGTGCTCTTTGAACAGCACAAGGAGGGCAAACACATTTGTGAACTCTAACATCAGGTCAAAGCTTAGCAATGTTTCTTGTAAACAGTTCTTCTGCACAGGTGAGGAGTTTGATGATGACCTATGA
- the SQSTM1 gene encoding sequestosome-1 isoform X1: MAALTVKAYLLGKEEAAREIRRFSLPPPARYQAIHDRVAELFQGLLRAGPPAAFRMHYKDEDGDLIAFSTDEELEMAMPYVQDGVFRVYVKEKKECRREHRSQCSQEPPRDMVHPNVICDGCEGPVVGARFKCTVCPDYDLCSSCEGKGIHKEHNMVMFQSPLLNPFEWLPRGRWLRKMRHGVPPFPWMHCWGYPGPAAPCQSSEQAQTSAAPSSQPAAEEASTNSQPQDPNVTFLKNVGESVAAFLSPLGIEVDIDVEHGGQRSKVTPASSNQEKSTAEPNSSTPNQNIQTKPDWNSTGAVTEVHGVAEQIQDMVIDPVPTQMGDDSFQSQEHSESSSSSGGEEDWTHLSSKEVDPSTGELQSLQMPDGPSSLDVSQESPQPGPTGLREAALYPHLPPEADPRLIESLSQMLSMGFSDEGGWLTRLLQTKNCDIGAALDAIQYSKQPPHL; this comes from the exons ATGGCGGCGCTGACAGTCAAAGCCTACCtgctgggcaaggaggaggCGGCCCGCGAGATCCGCCGCTTCTCCctgccgccgcccgcccgctaCCAGGCCATCCATGACCGCGTCGCCGAGCTCTTCCAGGGGCTGCTGCGGGCCGGGCCGCCGGCCGCCTTCCGCATGCACTACAAGG ATGAAGACGGGGATCTGATTGCGTTTTCCACCGACGAGGAGCTGGAGATGGCGATGCCATACGTGCAGGATGGTGTCTTTCGTGTTTACGTCAAAG AGAAAAAGGAGTGCAGGCGGGAGCACCGCTCGCAGTGCAGCCAGGAGCCTCCCCGCGACATGGTGCACCCCAACGTGATCTGTGATGGCTGTGAAGGGCCCGTGGTGGGTGCCAGGTTCAAGTGCACAGTCTGCCCAGACTAcgacctctgcagctcctgcgaGGGGAAAGGCATCCACAAGGAGCACAACATGGTCATGTTCCAGAGCCCACTGCTGAATCCGTTTGAG TGGCTTCCCCGGGGACGCTGGCTCCGCAAAATGCGGCATGGGGTTCCACCCTTCCCATGGATGCACTGCTGGGGATatcctggccctgcagctccctgccagagctcGGAACAAGCCCAAACCAGTGCTGCACCCTCCAGTCAACCTGCTGCAGAAG AAGCTTCTACTAACAGCCAGCCTCAGGACCCCAATGTCACCTTCTTAAAGAATGTTGGGGAGAGTGTTGCAGCTTTTCTGAGCCCCTTGG GTATTGAAGTTGATATCGATGTGGAGCATGGAGGACAGAGAAGCAAAGTGACTCCTGCTTCTTCCAATCAAGAGAAGAGTACTGCTGAGCCAAACAGTAGTACTCCTAACCAGAACATCCAGACCAAACCAGACTGGAATAGCACAGGTGCTGTGACAGAAGTACATGGTGTTGCAGAGCAGATACAAGACATGGTGATAGATCCTGTGCCTACACAAATGGGAGATGACAGCTTCCAGTCCCAG gaaCACAGTGAGTCCAGCAGCTCGTCAGGGGGTGAGGAGGACTGGACCCATCTATCTTCCAAAGAAGTGGATCCATCCACAGGTGAACTCCAGTCTCTGCAAATGCCAGATGGTCCCAGCTCCCTGGATGTATCCCAGGAGTCTCCCCAACCAGGTCCTACAGGACTGCGAGAAGCTGCACTCTatccacatctcccaccag AAGCAGACCCTCGCCTCATTGAATCCCTGTCCCAGATGCTCTCCATGGGCTTCTCTGACGAGGGTGGTTGGCTCACGCGCCTGCTGCAGACAAAGAACTGCGACATCGGGGCGGCACTAGACGCCATCCAGTATTCCAAGCAGCCACCTCACTTGTAG
- the SQSTM1 gene encoding sequestosome-1 isoform X2, whose translation MAALTVKAYLLGKEEAAREIRRFSLPPPARYQAIHDRVAELFQGLLRAGPPAAFRMHYKDEDGDLIAFSTDEELEMAMPYVQDGVFRVYVKEKKECRREHRSQCSQEPPRDMVHPNVICDGCEGPVVGARFKCTVCPDYDLCSSCEGKGIHKEHNMVMFQSPLLNPFEWLPRGRWLRKMRHGVPPFPWMHCWGYPGPAAPCQSSEQAQTSAAPSSQPAAEGIEVDIDVEHGGQRSKVTPASSNQEKSTAEPNSSTPNQNIQTKPDWNSTGAVTEVHGVAEQIQDMVIDPVPTQMGDDSFQSQEHSESSSSSGGEEDWTHLSSKEVDPSTGELQSLQMPDGPSSLDVSQESPQPGPTGLREAALYPHLPPEADPRLIESLSQMLSMGFSDEGGWLTRLLQTKNCDIGAALDAIQYSKQPPHL comes from the exons ATGGCGGCGCTGACAGTCAAAGCCTACCtgctgggcaaggaggaggCGGCCCGCGAGATCCGCCGCTTCTCCctgccgccgcccgcccgctaCCAGGCCATCCATGACCGCGTCGCCGAGCTCTTCCAGGGGCTGCTGCGGGCCGGGCCGCCGGCCGCCTTCCGCATGCACTACAAGG ATGAAGACGGGGATCTGATTGCGTTTTCCACCGACGAGGAGCTGGAGATGGCGATGCCATACGTGCAGGATGGTGTCTTTCGTGTTTACGTCAAAG AGAAAAAGGAGTGCAGGCGGGAGCACCGCTCGCAGTGCAGCCAGGAGCCTCCCCGCGACATGGTGCACCCCAACGTGATCTGTGATGGCTGTGAAGGGCCCGTGGTGGGTGCCAGGTTCAAGTGCACAGTCTGCCCAGACTAcgacctctgcagctcctgcgaGGGGAAAGGCATCCACAAGGAGCACAACATGGTCATGTTCCAGAGCCCACTGCTGAATCCGTTTGAG TGGCTTCCCCGGGGACGCTGGCTCCGCAAAATGCGGCATGGGGTTCCACCCTTCCCATGGATGCACTGCTGGGGATatcctggccctgcagctccctgccagagctcGGAACAAGCCCAAACCAGTGCTGCACCCTCCAGTCAACCTGCTGCAGAAG GTATTGAAGTTGATATCGATGTGGAGCATGGAGGACAGAGAAGCAAAGTGACTCCTGCTTCTTCCAATCAAGAGAAGAGTACTGCTGAGCCAAACAGTAGTACTCCTAACCAGAACATCCAGACCAAACCAGACTGGAATAGCACAGGTGCTGTGACAGAAGTACATGGTGTTGCAGAGCAGATACAAGACATGGTGATAGATCCTGTGCCTACACAAATGGGAGATGACAGCTTCCAGTCCCAG gaaCACAGTGAGTCCAGCAGCTCGTCAGGGGGTGAGGAGGACTGGACCCATCTATCTTCCAAAGAAGTGGATCCATCCACAGGTGAACTCCAGTCTCTGCAAATGCCAGATGGTCCCAGCTCCCTGGATGTATCCCAGGAGTCTCCCCAACCAGGTCCTACAGGACTGCGAGAAGCTGCACTCTatccacatctcccaccag AAGCAGACCCTCGCCTCATTGAATCCCTGTCCCAGATGCTCTCCATGGGCTTCTCTGACGAGGGTGGTTGGCTCACGCGCCTGCTGCAGACAAAGAACTGCGACATCGGGGCGGCACTAGACGCCATCCAGTATTCCAAGCAGCCACCTCACTTGTAG